One window of Nicotiana tomentosiformis chromosome 11, ASM39032v3, whole genome shotgun sequence genomic DNA carries:
- the LOC104114202 gene encoding AP-2 complex subunit alpha-1-like isoform X2, translating to MALSGMRGLSVFISDIRNCQNKEQERLRVDKELGNIRTRFKNEKGLTPYEKKKYVWKMLYIYMLGYDVDFGHMEAVSLISAPKYPEKQVGYIVTSCLLNENHDFLRLAINTVRNDIVGRNETFQCLALTLVGNIGGRDFAESLAPDVQKLLISSSCRPLVRKKAALCLLRLFRKNPDVMNVDGWSDRMAQLLDERDLGVLTSSMSLLVALVSYNHEEYWSCLPKCVKVLERLARSQDVPQEYTYYGIPSPWLQVKTMRALQYFPTIEDPNTRRSLFEVLQRILMGTDVVKNVNKNNASHAVLFEALALVMHLDAEKEMMSQCVALLGKFIAVREPNIRYLGLENMTRMLMVTDIQDIIKRHQAQIITSLKDPDISIRRRALDLLYGMCDVSNAKDIVEELLQYLNTAEFVMREELSLKIAILAEKFAPDLSWYVDVILQLIDKAGDFVSDDIWFRVVQFVTNNEDLQPYAALKAREYLDKPAIHETMVKVSAYILGEYSHLLARRPGCSPKEIFNIIHEKLPTVTTSTIPILLSTYAKILMHTQPPDPELQNQIWAIFRKYESCIEVEIQQRAVEYFELSKKGAALMDILAEMPKFPERQSSLIRKAEDTEADTADQSAIKLRAQQQTSNALVMTDQRPANGTPPVSQLGLVKVPSMSNVDRDSADQGETQSNGTLTVVDPQPPSPDLLGDLLSPLAIEGPQPDANQSDHNLGAGVKGAPTAEDALALAPVEEQMNTIQPIGNIAERFHALCLKDSGVLYEDPYIQIGIKADWRAHHGRLVLFLGNKNTSPLASVQAQILPPSHLRVELSLVPETIPPRAQVQCPLEVVNLRPSRDVAVLDFSYKFGTHLVNVKLRLPALLNKFLQPISVSPEEFFPQWRSLSGPPLKLQEVVRGVRPLPLLEMANLFNSLRLMVCPGLDPNTNNLIASTTFYSESTRAMLCLVRIETDPADRTQLRMTVASGDPTLTFELKEFIKEQLVSLPTAPGAPEPPMPLQPQPQPTSPPPAVSDPGALLAGLL from the exons GGTTTGACACCATATGAAAAGAAGAAATATGTCTGGAAAATGCTGTATATTTATATGCTTGGTTATGATGTGGACTTTGGTCACATGGAAGCTGTATCTCTGATATCTGCTCCAAAGTATCCTGAGAAGCAG GTTGGGTATATAGTGACATCGTGTTTGCTCAATGAGAATCATGATTTTTTAAGATTAGCCATTAATACAGTACGCAATGACATAGTCGGCCGCAATGAGACTTTCCAGTGTCTAGCATTGACGTTG GTTGGAAATATTGGGGGAAGGGACTTTGCAGAATCTCTAGCTCCTGATGTTCAAAAGTTACTT ATATCAAGCAGTTGCAGACCACTGGTGAGGAAGAAGGCTGCATTATGTCTCCTACGTCTTTTCAGGAAAAATCCTGATGTCATGAATGTAGATGGCTG GTCAGATCGGATGGCACAACTGCTAGATGAACGGGATTTAGGTGTCTTGACATCTTCCATGAGCCTTCTAGTTGCATTGGTGTCATATAACCACGAAGAATATTGGAGTTGTCTTCCAAAATGTGTTAAAGTATTGGAAAGGCTTGCAAGGAGCCAAGATGTACCACAAGAATATACCTACTATGGGATCCCATCTCCCTGGCTTCAG GTAAAGACTATGAGGGCTCTTCAGTATTTTCCTACTATTGAGGATCCAAATACTAGAAGATCACTGTTTGAG gTTTTGCAAAGGATATTGATGGGAACCGATGTGGTGAAAAATGTGAACAAGAACAATGCATCGCATGCTGTCCTCTTTGAAGCCCTTGCTCTT GTCATGCATCTTGATGCTGAAAAAGAGATGATGTCTCAATGTGTTGCACTGCTTGGGAAATTCATTGCTGTCCGTGAACCAAATATTCGTTATCTCGGTTTG GAAAATATGACTCGGATGTTGATGGTCACAGATATACAGGACATCATAAAAAGACATCAAGCCCAGATTATTACCTCACTGAAGGATCCTGATATCAG TATAAGGAGGCGTGCCCTGGATTTACTATATGGAATGTGTGATGTTTCCAATGCCAAGGACATAGTGGAGGAATTATTGCAG TATCTTAATACAGCAGAGTTTGTGATGCGTGAAGAACTGTCACTCAAAATTGCAATTCTTGCAGAGAAATTTGCTCCTGATTTGTCATG GTATGTTGATGTCATCCTTCAATTAATTGACAAGGCTGGTGATTTCGTCAGTGATGACATTTGGTTCCGTGTTGTGCAGTTTGTTACAAATAACGAAGATCTACAG CCTTATGCAGCTTTGAAAGCCAGAGAATATCTTGATAAGCCTGCCATTCATGAAACAATGGTCAAG GTCAGTGCATATATCCTTGGAGAATACAGCCATCTTCTGGCTAGAAGGCCTGGATGTAGTCCAAAGGAAATCTTTAACATCATTCATGAGAAGCTTCCTACTGTTAC GACTTCAACAATTCCCATTCTTCTGTCAACTTATGCAAAGATATTGATGCACACACAACCACCAGATCCAGAGCTACAGAATCAGATTTGGGCAATATTCAGGAA ATATGAAAGCTGCATCGAAGTTGAAATACAGCAACGGGCTGTGGAATACTTTGAGTTGAGTAAGAAAGGTGCAGCTTTAATGGATATCTTAGCCGAAATGCCAAAGTTCCCTGAGCGACAG TCTTCACTGATAAGAAAAGCTGAGGATACTGAGGCTGATACCGCTGACCAAAGTGCAATCAAGTTGCGTGCACAACAGCAAACTTCTAATGCTTTAGTAATGACAGACCAACGCCCTGCTAATGGAACTCCACCAGTCAGCCAGCTAGGTTTAGTAAAAGTTCCAAGCATGAGCAATGTG GATCGTGATTCAGCAGATCAAGGGGAGACTCAGTCAAATGGAACTTTGACTGTTGTGGATCCTCAACCCCCTTCGCCTGATCTCCTGGGTGATCTTTTAAGTCCTCTGGCTATTGAGGGCCCTCAGCCTGATGCTAACCAATCTGACCATAATTTGGGTGCTGGTGTTAAAGGTGCTCCAACTGCAGAGGATGCACTAGCActtgcacctgttgaagaacagATGAACACCATCCAG CCAATAGGAAACATTGCAGAAAGGTTTCATGCCTTGTGTCTTAAAGATAGTGGTGTATTATATGAGGATCCATATATTCAG ATTGGTATAAAAGCAGATTGGCGGGCACATCATGGACGACTTGTCCTCTTCTTAGGAAATAAAAATACCTCTCCACTGGCTTCAGTACAGGCTCAAATATTGCCTCCATCTCATTTGAGGGTGGAACTATCATTAGTACCTGAGACTATTCCACCACGTGCACAG GTTCAATGTCCGCTTGAAGTTGTTAACCTTCGTCCAAGTAGGGATGTTGCTGTTCTTGACTTCTCATATAAGTTTGGAACCCATCTG GTTAATGTTAAACTTCGTCTTCCTGCTCTCTTGAATAAGTTTCTTCAGCCTATCTCAGTATCTCCAGAAGAATTTTTCCCACAATGGAGATCACTATCTGGGCCACCATTGAAGCTCCAAGAAGTG GTTAGAGGTGTAAGACCATTGCCACTTCTTGAAATGGCAAACTTGTTCAACAGTCTCCGGTTGATGGTGTGTCCAGGACTT GATCCAAATACAAATAATTTGATTGCTAGCACAACTTTCTATTCTGAGAGTACGCGAGCCATGTTGTGTTTG GTAAGAATAGAAACGGATCCAGCGGATAGAACTCAACTGCGTATGACAGTTGCCTCTGGAGATCCTACACTGACATTCGA GTTGAAGGAGTTCATTAAGGAACAATTGGTTAGTCTCCCTACAGCTCCTGGGGCGCCTGAACCACCCATGCCTCTACAGCCACAACCACAACCAACAAGTCCACCACCAGCTGTATCAGATCCTGGAGCGTTGCTTGCTGGTTTGCTTTAA
- the LOC104114202 gene encoding AP-2 complex subunit alpha-1-like isoform X1 has protein sequence MALSGMRGLSVFISDIRNCQNKEQERLRVDKELGNIRTRFKNEKGLTPYEKKKYVWKMLYIYMLGYDVDFGHMEAVSLISAPKYPEKQVGYIVTSCLLNENHDFLRLAINTVRNDIVGRNETFQCLALTLVGNIGGRDFAESLAPDVQKLLISSSCRPLVRKKAALCLLRLFRKNPDVMNVDGWSDRMAQLLDERDLGVLTSSMSLLVALVSYNHEEYWSCLPKCVKVLERLARSQDVPQEYTYYGIPSPWLQVKTMRALQYFPTIEDPNTRRSLFEVLQRILMGTDVVKNVNKNNASHAVLFEALALVMHLDAEKEMMSQCVALLGKFIAVREPNIRYLGLENMTRMLMVTDIQDIIKRHQAQIITSLKDPDISIRRRALDLLYGMCDVSNAKDIVEELLQYLNTAEFVMREELSLKIAILAEKFAPDLSWYVDVILQLIDKAGDFVSDDIWFRVVQFVTNNEDLQVTLAALLYMLLEFGVSLDGANYFQSLPQPYAALKAREYLDKPAIHETMVKVSAYILGEYSHLLARRPGCSPKEIFNIIHEKLPTVTTSTIPILLSTYAKILMHTQPPDPELQNQIWAIFRKYESCIEVEIQQRAVEYFELSKKGAALMDILAEMPKFPERQSSLIRKAEDTEADTADQSAIKLRAQQQTSNALVMTDQRPANGTPPVSQLGLVKVPSMSNVDRDSADQGETQSNGTLTVVDPQPPSPDLLGDLLSPLAIEGPQPDANQSDHNLGAGVKGAPTAEDALALAPVEEQMNTIQPIGNIAERFHALCLKDSGVLYEDPYIQIGIKADWRAHHGRLVLFLGNKNTSPLASVQAQILPPSHLRVELSLVPETIPPRAQVQCPLEVVNLRPSRDVAVLDFSYKFGTHLVNVKLRLPALLNKFLQPISVSPEEFFPQWRSLSGPPLKLQEVVRGVRPLPLLEMANLFNSLRLMVCPGLDPNTNNLIASTTFYSESTRAMLCLVRIETDPADRTQLRMTVASGDPTLTFELKEFIKEQLVSLPTAPGAPEPPMPLQPQPQPTSPPPAVSDPGALLAGLL, from the exons GGTTTGACACCATATGAAAAGAAGAAATATGTCTGGAAAATGCTGTATATTTATATGCTTGGTTATGATGTGGACTTTGGTCACATGGAAGCTGTATCTCTGATATCTGCTCCAAAGTATCCTGAGAAGCAG GTTGGGTATATAGTGACATCGTGTTTGCTCAATGAGAATCATGATTTTTTAAGATTAGCCATTAATACAGTACGCAATGACATAGTCGGCCGCAATGAGACTTTCCAGTGTCTAGCATTGACGTTG GTTGGAAATATTGGGGGAAGGGACTTTGCAGAATCTCTAGCTCCTGATGTTCAAAAGTTACTT ATATCAAGCAGTTGCAGACCACTGGTGAGGAAGAAGGCTGCATTATGTCTCCTACGTCTTTTCAGGAAAAATCCTGATGTCATGAATGTAGATGGCTG GTCAGATCGGATGGCACAACTGCTAGATGAACGGGATTTAGGTGTCTTGACATCTTCCATGAGCCTTCTAGTTGCATTGGTGTCATATAACCACGAAGAATATTGGAGTTGTCTTCCAAAATGTGTTAAAGTATTGGAAAGGCTTGCAAGGAGCCAAGATGTACCACAAGAATATACCTACTATGGGATCCCATCTCCCTGGCTTCAG GTAAAGACTATGAGGGCTCTTCAGTATTTTCCTACTATTGAGGATCCAAATACTAGAAGATCACTGTTTGAG gTTTTGCAAAGGATATTGATGGGAACCGATGTGGTGAAAAATGTGAACAAGAACAATGCATCGCATGCTGTCCTCTTTGAAGCCCTTGCTCTT GTCATGCATCTTGATGCTGAAAAAGAGATGATGTCTCAATGTGTTGCACTGCTTGGGAAATTCATTGCTGTCCGTGAACCAAATATTCGTTATCTCGGTTTG GAAAATATGACTCGGATGTTGATGGTCACAGATATACAGGACATCATAAAAAGACATCAAGCCCAGATTATTACCTCACTGAAGGATCCTGATATCAG TATAAGGAGGCGTGCCCTGGATTTACTATATGGAATGTGTGATGTTTCCAATGCCAAGGACATAGTGGAGGAATTATTGCAG TATCTTAATACAGCAGAGTTTGTGATGCGTGAAGAACTGTCACTCAAAATTGCAATTCTTGCAGAGAAATTTGCTCCTGATTTGTCATG GTATGTTGATGTCATCCTTCAATTAATTGACAAGGCTGGTGATTTCGTCAGTGATGACATTTGGTTCCGTGTTGTGCAGTTTGTTACAAATAACGAAGATCTACAGGTAACTCTAGCTGCTCTTTTGTATATGCTACTTGAGTTTGGTGTCTCTTTAGACGGAGCTAACTACTTTCAATCCCTTCCTCAGCCTTATGCAGCTTTGAAAGCCAGAGAATATCTTGATAAGCCTGCCATTCATGAAACAATGGTCAAG GTCAGTGCATATATCCTTGGAGAATACAGCCATCTTCTGGCTAGAAGGCCTGGATGTAGTCCAAAGGAAATCTTTAACATCATTCATGAGAAGCTTCCTACTGTTAC GACTTCAACAATTCCCATTCTTCTGTCAACTTATGCAAAGATATTGATGCACACACAACCACCAGATCCAGAGCTACAGAATCAGATTTGGGCAATATTCAGGAA ATATGAAAGCTGCATCGAAGTTGAAATACAGCAACGGGCTGTGGAATACTTTGAGTTGAGTAAGAAAGGTGCAGCTTTAATGGATATCTTAGCCGAAATGCCAAAGTTCCCTGAGCGACAG TCTTCACTGATAAGAAAAGCTGAGGATACTGAGGCTGATACCGCTGACCAAAGTGCAATCAAGTTGCGTGCACAACAGCAAACTTCTAATGCTTTAGTAATGACAGACCAACGCCCTGCTAATGGAACTCCACCAGTCAGCCAGCTAGGTTTAGTAAAAGTTCCAAGCATGAGCAATGTG GATCGTGATTCAGCAGATCAAGGGGAGACTCAGTCAAATGGAACTTTGACTGTTGTGGATCCTCAACCCCCTTCGCCTGATCTCCTGGGTGATCTTTTAAGTCCTCTGGCTATTGAGGGCCCTCAGCCTGATGCTAACCAATCTGACCATAATTTGGGTGCTGGTGTTAAAGGTGCTCCAACTGCAGAGGATGCACTAGCActtgcacctgttgaagaacagATGAACACCATCCAG CCAATAGGAAACATTGCAGAAAGGTTTCATGCCTTGTGTCTTAAAGATAGTGGTGTATTATATGAGGATCCATATATTCAG ATTGGTATAAAAGCAGATTGGCGGGCACATCATGGACGACTTGTCCTCTTCTTAGGAAATAAAAATACCTCTCCACTGGCTTCAGTACAGGCTCAAATATTGCCTCCATCTCATTTGAGGGTGGAACTATCATTAGTACCTGAGACTATTCCACCACGTGCACAG GTTCAATGTCCGCTTGAAGTTGTTAACCTTCGTCCAAGTAGGGATGTTGCTGTTCTTGACTTCTCATATAAGTTTGGAACCCATCTG GTTAATGTTAAACTTCGTCTTCCTGCTCTCTTGAATAAGTTTCTTCAGCCTATCTCAGTATCTCCAGAAGAATTTTTCCCACAATGGAGATCACTATCTGGGCCACCATTGAAGCTCCAAGAAGTG GTTAGAGGTGTAAGACCATTGCCACTTCTTGAAATGGCAAACTTGTTCAACAGTCTCCGGTTGATGGTGTGTCCAGGACTT GATCCAAATACAAATAATTTGATTGCTAGCACAACTTTCTATTCTGAGAGTACGCGAGCCATGTTGTGTTTG GTAAGAATAGAAACGGATCCAGCGGATAGAACTCAACTGCGTATGACAGTTGCCTCTGGAGATCCTACACTGACATTCGA GTTGAAGGAGTTCATTAAGGAACAATTGGTTAGTCTCCCTACAGCTCCTGGGGCGCCTGAACCACCCATGCCTCTACAGCCACAACCACAACCAACAAGTCCACCACCAGCTGTATCAGATCCTGGAGCGTTGCTTGCTGGTTTGCTTTAA
- the LOC104114202 gene encoding AP-2 complex subunit alpha-1-like isoform X3 translates to MALSGMRGLSVFISNIRNCQNKEQERLCVDKELGSLRTRFKNEKGLTPYEKKKYVWKMLYIYMLGYDVDFGHMEAVSLISAPKYPEKQVGYIVTSCLLNENHDFLRLAINTVRNDIVGRNETFQCLALTLVGNIGGRDFAESLAPDVQKLLISSSCRPLVRKKAALCLLRLFRKNPDVMNVDGWSDRMAQLLDERDLGVLTSSMSLLVALVSYNHEEYWSCLPKCVKVLERLARSQDVPQEYTYYGIPSPWLQVKTMRALQYFPTIEDPNTRRSLFEVLQRILMGTDVVKNVNKNNASHAVLFEALALVMHLDAEKEMMSQCVALLGKFIAVREPNIRYLGLENMTRMLMVTDIQDIIKRHQAQIITSLKDPDISIRRRALDLLYGMCDVSNAKDIVEELLQYLNTAEFVMREELSLKIAILAEKFAPDLSWYVDVILQLIDKAGDFVSDDIWFRVVQFVTNNEDLQPYAALKAREYLDKPAIHETMVKVSAYILGEYSHLLARRPGCSPKEIFNIIHEKLPTVTTSTIPILLSTYAKILMHTQPPDPELQNQIWAIFRKYESCIEVEIQQRAVEYFELSKKGAALMDILAEMPKFPERQSSLIRKAEDTEADTADQSAIKLRAQQQTSNALVMTDQRPANGTPPVSQLGLVKVPSMSNVDRDSADQGETQSNGTLTVVDPQPPSPDLLGDLLSPLAIEGPQPDANQSDHNLGAGVKGAPTAEDALALAPVEEQMNTIQPIGNIAERFHALCLKDSGVLYEDPYIQIGIKADWRAHHGRLVLFLGNKNTSPLASVQAQILPPSHLRVELSLVPETIPPRAQVQCPLEVVNLRPSRDVAVLDFSYKFGTHLVNVKLRLPALLNKFLQPISVSPEEFFPQWRSLSGPPLKLQEVVRGVRPLPLLEMANLFNSLRLMVCPGLDPNTNNLIASTTFYSESTRAMLCLVRIETDPADRTQLRMTVASGDPTLTFELKEFIKEQLVSLPTAPGAPEPPMPLQPQPQPTSPPPAVSDPGALLAGLL, encoded by the exons GGTTTGACACCATATGAAAAGAAGAAATATGTCTGGAAAATGCTGTATATTTATATGCTTGGTTATGATGTGGACTTTGGTCACATGGAAGCTGTATCTCTGATATCTGCTCCAAAGTATCCTGAGAAGCAG GTTGGGTATATAGTGACATCGTGTTTGCTCAATGAGAATCATGATTTTTTAAGATTAGCCATTAATACAGTACGCAATGACATAGTCGGCCGCAATGAGACTTTCCAGTGTCTAGCATTGACGTTG GTTGGAAATATTGGGGGAAGGGACTTTGCAGAATCTCTAGCTCCTGATGTTCAAAAGTTACTT ATATCAAGCAGTTGCAGACCACTGGTGAGGAAGAAGGCTGCATTATGTCTCCTACGTCTTTTCAGGAAAAATCCTGATGTCATGAATGTAGATGGCTG GTCAGATCGGATGGCACAACTGCTAGATGAACGGGATTTAGGTGTCTTGACATCTTCCATGAGCCTTCTAGTTGCATTGGTGTCATATAACCACGAAGAATATTGGAGTTGTCTTCCAAAATGTGTTAAAGTATTGGAAAGGCTTGCAAGGAGCCAAGATGTACCACAAGAATATACCTACTATGGGATCCCATCTCCCTGGCTTCAG GTAAAGACTATGAGGGCTCTTCAGTATTTTCCTACTATTGAGGATCCAAATACTAGAAGATCACTGTTTGAG gTTTTGCAAAGGATATTGATGGGAACCGATGTGGTGAAAAATGTGAACAAGAACAATGCATCGCATGCTGTCCTCTTTGAAGCCCTTGCTCTT GTCATGCATCTTGATGCTGAAAAAGAGATGATGTCTCAATGTGTTGCACTGCTTGGGAAATTCATTGCTGTCCGTGAACCAAATATTCGTTATCTCGGTTTG GAAAATATGACTCGGATGTTGATGGTCACAGATATACAGGACATCATAAAAAGACATCAAGCCCAGATTATTACCTCACTGAAGGATCCTGATATCAG TATAAGGAGGCGTGCCCTGGATTTACTATATGGAATGTGTGATGTTTCCAATGCCAAGGACATAGTGGAGGAATTATTGCAG TATCTTAATACAGCAGAGTTTGTGATGCGTGAAGAACTGTCACTCAAAATTGCAATTCTTGCAGAGAAATTTGCTCCTGATTTGTCATG GTATGTTGATGTCATCCTTCAATTAATTGACAAGGCTGGTGATTTCGTCAGTGATGACATTTGGTTCCGTGTTGTGCAGTTTGTTACAAATAACGAAGATCTACAG CCTTATGCAGCTTTGAAAGCCAGAGAATATCTTGATAAGCCTGCCATTCATGAAACAATGGTCAAG GTCAGTGCATATATCCTTGGAGAATACAGCCATCTTCTGGCTAGAAGGCCTGGATGTAGTCCAAAGGAAATCTTTAACATCATTCATGAGAAGCTTCCTACTGTTAC GACTTCAACAATTCCCATTCTTCTGTCAACTTATGCAAAGATATTGATGCACACACAACCACCAGATCCAGAGCTACAGAATCAGATTTGGGCAATATTCAGGAA ATATGAAAGCTGCATCGAAGTTGAAATACAGCAACGGGCTGTGGAATACTTTGAGTTGAGTAAGAAAGGTGCAGCTTTAATGGATATCTTAGCCGAAATGCCAAAGTTCCCTGAGCGACAG TCTTCACTGATAAGAAAAGCTGAGGATACTGAGGCTGATACCGCTGACCAAAGTGCAATCAAGTTGCGTGCACAACAGCAAACTTCTAATGCTTTAGTAATGACAGACCAACGCCCTGCTAATGGAACTCCACCAGTCAGCCAGCTAGGTTTAGTAAAAGTTCCAAGCATGAGCAATGTG GATCGTGATTCAGCAGATCAAGGGGAGACTCAGTCAAATGGAACTTTGACTGTTGTGGATCCTCAACCCCCTTCGCCTGATCTCCTGGGTGATCTTTTAAGTCCTCTGGCTATTGAGGGCCCTCAGCCTGATGCTAACCAATCTGACCATAATTTGGGTGCTGGTGTTAAAGGTGCTCCAACTGCAGAGGATGCACTAGCActtgcacctgttgaagaacagATGAACACCATCCAG CCAATAGGAAACATTGCAGAAAGGTTTCATGCCTTGTGTCTTAAAGATAGTGGTGTATTATATGAGGATCCATATATTCAG ATTGGTATAAAAGCAGATTGGCGGGCACATCATGGACGACTTGTCCTCTTCTTAGGAAATAAAAATACCTCTCCACTGGCTTCAGTACAGGCTCAAATATTGCCTCCATCTCATTTGAGGGTGGAACTATCATTAGTACCTGAGACTATTCCACCACGTGCACAG GTTCAATGTCCGCTTGAAGTTGTTAACCTTCGTCCAAGTAGGGATGTTGCTGTTCTTGACTTCTCATATAAGTTTGGAACCCATCTG GTTAATGTTAAACTTCGTCTTCCTGCTCTCTTGAATAAGTTTCTTCAGCCTATCTCAGTATCTCCAGAAGAATTTTTCCCACAATGGAGATCACTATCTGGGCCACCATTGAAGCTCCAAGAAGTG GTTAGAGGTGTAAGACCATTGCCACTTCTTGAAATGGCAAACTTGTTCAACAGTCTCCGGTTGATGGTGTGTCCAGGACTT GATCCAAATACAAATAATTTGATTGCTAGCACAACTTTCTATTCTGAGAGTACGCGAGCCATGTTGTGTTTG GTAAGAATAGAAACGGATCCAGCGGATAGAACTCAACTGCGTATGACAGTTGCCTCTGGAGATCCTACACTGACATTCGA GTTGAAGGAGTTCATTAAGGAACAATTGGTTAGTCTCCCTACAGCTCCTGGGGCGCCTGAACCACCCATGCCTCTACAGCCACAACCACAACCAACAAGTCCACCACCAGCTGTATCAGATCCTGGAGCGTTGCTTGCTGGTTTGCTTTAA